From the genome of Burkholderia pyrrocinia:
GAAACCGGCGCGGCGTTCCTGCGCGACTGGCAGGCCAACATCGGCATGCCGGTCGTCTGGGTCGGCGCGGCGCGCGACCACGACTCGTCGCAGTATCCGCCCGAGTATTCGCACATCCTGCCGCTCGACTTCACGTGCGCCGAGCTGCGCGGCATGATCGGCAAGCTCGTCACGCAACTGCGTGCGCACGCGGCCGAAACGTTACAGCCGTCCGAACTCGTCGCGCACTCGGAATCGATGCAGGCGCTGCTGCACGAAGTCGATACGTTCGCCGACTGCGACACCAACGTGCTGCTGCACGGCGAAACCGGCGTCGGCAAGGAGCGCATCGCGCAACTGCTGCACGAAAAGCATTCGCGCTACCGGCACGGCGAATTCGTGCCGGTGAACTGCGGCGCGATTCCCGACGGCCTGTTTGAATCGCTGTTCTTCGGTCATGCGAAGGGATCGTTCACGGGCGCGGTTGTTGCGCATAAAGGGTATTTCGAGCAGGCGGCGGGCGGCACGCTGTTCCTCGACGAAGTCGGCGATCTGCCGCTGTACCAGCAGGTCAAGCTGCTGCGCGTGCTCGAGGACGGCGCGGTGCTGCGCGTCGGCGCGGCGACGTCGGTCAAGGTCGATTTCCGCCTGGTCGCGGCGAGCAACAAGAAGCTGCCGCAGCTCGTGAAGGACGGCCTGTTCCGCGCCGATCTCTACTACCGGCTCGCGGTGATCGAGCTGAGCATTCCGTCTCTGGAGGAGCGCGGCGCAGTCGACAAGATCGCGCTGTTCAAGTCGTTCGTGGCACAGGTCGTCGGCGAGAACCGGCTCGCCGAGTTGTCCGATCTGCCGTACTGGCTGACGGATTCGGTTGCGGACAGCTATTTCCCCGGCAACGTGCGCGAACTGCGCAACCTCGCGGAGCGGGTCGGCGTGACGGTGCGGCAGACGGGCGGGTGGGATGCCGCGCGGCTGCAGCGGCTGATTGCGCACGCGCGCAACTCGGCACAGCCGGTGCCGGCGGAGAGTGCGGCCGAGGTCTTCGTCGATCGCAGCAAGTGGGACATGAACGAGCGCAACCGCGTCATCGCGGCGCTCGACGCAAATGGTTGGCGGCGTCAGGACACGGCGCAGCAGCTCGGCATCAGCCGCAAGGTATTGTGGGAAAAAATGCGCAAGTATCAGATCTTCGACGAAGAGCCCGAGACACGCGAAAGCGAGTAATTAATGAGATAAAATCGCGCAGAATTACAACGACACGGGCGGGAATAAAACTTCATGAGCCATATGACGGGGTTGGGGCGGGCGTGCGTGTTGCTCGCCGTGGTGGGAGGCATGCAGGGCGCTTACGCGCAAGGGCTGGCAGGCAGCGATTCGCCGGCGGTGCAGCAGGCATCGGCGCCGGTGGCCGCGATTCCGGTGATCGATTCGCAGGTCCAGACGTCGGTGCAGCCGCAGGCGGGCGAGTCGACCGGGCCGAGCACGGTCGATGACCTGCAGCGCCAGATCCAGGCGCACTCGCTGACGGAAATGCGCACGAGCTACAACGGCAGCTACGGTGCGAGCCTGCTATTCAACGTGAAGGACGGGGCATACTTCGTCGCGCTGTTCCAGCAGAAGGCGTTCTGGCGCGTGATCAAGACTTACGACGAAACGCGCGCGGAAGCGATCTATCGCGATTTCTCGCGCCAGGCGGAGCGGCTGGCCGTCAACGAACTGCGGGCGGCGAAGCTGGAATCGCAGAAGACGCAAATGGACAAGCAGATCGAAGTCACGCAGGACCGGGCGCGGCGCTTGCAGGCCGATATCTCGATCGCACGCCAGCAGCAGGCAGCGGTCGCGGATCGCCAGAAGAGCGTACGCAGCGAGACGGCCGCGTTGCAGGCGCAACAGGCCGAGCTCCAGTCGCAACTGCGCGCGTTGCAGCAGCAGGTGCGTTCGCTGCAGCGCGAGGCCAACGCGGGCCTGCCGACGGCGGCACGCTGAGCTGAGAGTAGCGGTGCGGCGACATGCCGCGCCGGCCGCACAAGGAAAAAGGGCAAGCCAGTTGGCTTGCCCTTTTGTTTTACTGGCCGTCCGGCACGATTCGCCGGCGGCGCGTAACGATCACTGGCCCGTTGCCGCCACGTGCATCCGACGGCGACGTGTTGCCGGATGCATCGCCGGTGTCGCGCGGCGCGCCGTAGCTTTCGCGCGGTTCACGGGGTTCGCGCGGTGCGCCGTACCCTTCGCGCGGTTCACGCGAGCCGTAACCCTCGCGCGGCTCGCGGGAGCCATAGCCTTCACGCGGTTCGCGGGAACCGTAGCCGCCGCCGTCGCCACGCGATTCGCGCGGGCCGCCGTGCGAGCCGTACGGGCTGTGACCGCCGCCTTCACGGCCGCCGGGGCGCCCGCCGGTGCGCGGCCCGCGGGGGCCGCCGCCGCCCGGGCGCGCGCCGCCCGTGTCGAGCTGGATCGTGGAAATCGCGCGCTTGTAGATGCCTTGCAGACCCACGGGGGTGCGCAGCATCA
Proteins encoded in this window:
- a CDS encoding sigma 54-interacting transcriptional regulator — its product is MRTTPAIEELDLYVWEGKADIVDRVARCMASFDVEVIRADNAEISPERAALRPSLAIISVSMIETGAAFLRDWQANIGMPVVWVGAARDHDSSQYPPEYSHILPLDFTCAELRGMIGKLVTQLRAHAAETLQPSELVAHSESMQALLHEVDTFADCDTNVLLHGETGVGKERIAQLLHEKHSRYRHGEFVPVNCGAIPDGLFESLFFGHAKGSFTGAVVAHKGYFEQAAGGTLFLDEVGDLPLYQQVKLLRVLEDGAVLRVGAATSVKVDFRLVAASNKKLPQLVKDGLFRADLYYRLAVIELSIPSLEERGAVDKIALFKSFVAQVVGENRLAELSDLPYWLTDSVADSYFPGNVRELRNLAERVGVTVRQTGGWDAARLQRLIAHARNSAQPVPAESAAEVFVDRSKWDMNERNRVIAALDANGWRRQDTAQQLGISRKVLWEKMRKYQIFDEEPETRESE
- a CDS encoding DUF2968 domain-containing protein, yielding MSHMTGLGRACVLLAVVGGMQGAYAQGLAGSDSPAVQQASAPVAAIPVIDSQVQTSVQPQAGESTGPSTVDDLQRQIQAHSLTEMRTSYNGSYGASLLFNVKDGAYFVALFQQKAFWRVIKTYDETRAEAIYRDFSRQAERLAVNELRAAKLESQKTQMDKQIEVTQDRARRLQADISIARQQQAAVADRQKSVRSETAALQAQQAELQSQLRALQQQVRSLQREANAGLPTAAR
- the hfq gene encoding RNA chaperone Hfq, with the protein product MANPAESHPQNDFINSARKERKRVEIYLVNGIRLTGCIESFDQYLVMLRTPVGLQGIYKRAISTIQLDTGGARPGGGGPRGPRTGGRPGGREGGGHSPYGSHGGPRESRGDGGGYGSREPREGYGSREPREGYGSREPREGYGAPREPREPRESYGAPRDTGDASGNTSPSDARGGNGPVIVTRRRRIVPDGQ